From Bos mutus isolate GX-2022 chromosome 5, NWIPB_WYAK_1.1, whole genome shotgun sequence, one genomic window encodes:
- the LOC102266787 gene encoding olfactory receptor 8S1 yields MHNFTFFTEFTLLGLSTDPHIQALLFVLFLGIYLLTLVGNTAMILIIKADSQLHIPMYFFLGHLSFLDLGFSSVTVPKTLQNFLSQKKSISVWGCITQSFFFLLYGCAEACLLSAMAYDRYAAVCHPLLYTVVMNRPLCTAMVCAAWLLGLLNSLVNHLFIHRLRFWGSNTISHFFCELPSLFPLSCTDPTANEFLLSGTSALLGLLTLPLILFSYSRIISAILNIHSYEGQGKAFSTCSSHLTVVLLFYGTALFRYISPASGSVLERVVSIQYSIITSLLNPLIYSLKNQEVKGALKRMLRK; encoded by the coding sequence AtgcacaacttcactttcttcactgaGTTCACCCTCCTCGGGCTGTCTACTGACCCCCACATCCAGGCTCTGCTCTTTGTGCTGTTCCTGGGGATTTACTTGCTGACATTAGTGGGGAACACAGCGATGATCTTGATCATCAAGGCTGATTCTCAGCTCCACAtacccatgtacttcttcctcggACACCTGTCTTTCCTAGATCTCGGTTTCTCCTCGGTCACTGTGCCAAAAACGCTACAGAACTTCTTGTCACAGAAGAAAAGCATCTCTGTGTGGGGCTGCATCACCCagagtttcttttttctcctttatgggTGTGCTGAAGCCTGCCTTCTCTCTGCCATGGCCTACGACCGCTATGCTGCTGTCTGCCACCCTCTGCTCTACACTGTGGTCATGAACAGGCCTCTCTGCACTGCAATGGTGTGTGCAGCATGGCTGTTGGGGCTTCTGAACTCACTAGTGAATCATCTTTTCATCCACAGGTTACGTTTCTGGGGGTCTAACACTATCTCCCATTTCTTCTGTGAACTACCATCACTCTTCCCCTTGTCCTGTACTGATCCCACTGCCAACGAGTTCCTTCTGTCAGGGACCAGTGCATTGCTGGGACTTCTGACACTTCCCTTGATCCTGTTCTCGTACTCCAGAATCATTTCTGCCATTCTGAACATCCATTCCTATGAGGGCCAAGGcaaggccttctccacctgctcttCCCACCTCACTGTGGTGCTCCTGTTCTATGGGACGGCTCTATTCAGGTACATCAGCCCCGCCTCAGGCTCAGTGTTGGAACGAGTGGTCTCCATTCAGTACAGTATCATCACATCCTTGCTGAACCCTCTCATCTACAGCCTCAAGAATCAGGAGGTGAAGGGCGCTCTGAAAAGGATGCTGAGGAAGTGA